One Glycine max cultivar Williams 82 chromosome 1, Glycine_max_v4.0, whole genome shotgun sequence genomic window, CGGATCAATATCTAGTTAAATTAATAACGGAAGTTCATTTGAAGTCTTCTTTCCTCCATCAGGCATGTTCTTATTGGCCATTAGTAAGGCCTACATTATTAGACACCAccatttcatatttttacaataaatggAAAGATAgaaagaagaatagaaaaaaaaaaaaaaaggtttgagACTAAATGAGCAATGGGACataaagaaatagaaaacaGTCGTAAAAATGTGAAGTgaacataattattttctacCATTTAGCAATTTCTACAGTTACTTATAGTATTTCTTCCAGTgtcattacttttaaattgttttatgtCCAATGAGCCATTTGACTCTTCTTCCAACAATCCTCACAACGGTAGGTGCAGTGAAAAAAGTATGCGCGTTTCTTTAATCATCATTAAAGATACTTTTTTTATCCACTTTCATTCCTCTCTTTTTCCAATTCAAACCATGTAGAACCGATAAATGATTGAGAATCAAACCTGCTATTAGCCAACATAAACTTCCCATCGGGGCAGCAATATCAATAGTGGTCAACAGAAATATTACTTTCGTGAATCATTCTCCAAGAACTTTCTATAATGTTAGCGAAGGATTTTTCTCAGAATCATTGCATGTTTCTTGCTCAAATGGATTTATTCTCCTACCGTATAAACTTGACCTTTATGTCGGTAATCAAAACCAAAGCAGCAGCAGAAGGAATAACATGCGCTTCTTCTTCAATTAACAAACTCTATATAAAGCTATGATAAGAATAGAAATATCATCACCTAGCAGCCTCCAATTCCTGATCAAAATGAAGCATTTTTGTCTCATGTTATTAGCATTTTGGTCTATATATTTTCACCTAATTTCTCTCCTTACATTGAACTCCCTGTGGTTTATCCCAAATATGACTGCCTTTGCATCAAGAAATTAGACTATCATTTGGCATTGCTCAAATTCAGGAAATTCATATCCAATGATCCTTATGGAATCTTGCTCTCTTGGAATACTTCCACTCACTTTTGTAACTGGCATGGAATAACATGCAATCCCATGCTTCAAAGGGTTACATAGCTGAACTTGCGAGGGTACAACTTGAAGGGTTCCATATCTCCTCATGTTGGCAATCTCTCTTATATGAAAAAGTTCAACCTCAAGCCCAAAAGAATGGGACAGTTGTCACAACTGCAGAAACTTGTTGCCTCGCATAACTCACTGGAAGGGAAAATTCCTACAAACTTCACAGGTTGCACCTGTCTCAAAGGCTTATACTTAAATGGGAACAATCTGATTGGCAAAGTATCAGTCAAAGTTGGCTCACTTGGAAAGCTTCAACATTTGATCGTTGCTAAAAACCAGTTGACCAAAGGAATCACATCATTTATAGGGAATCTTTCATCCCTAATTCATCTCTCTGGCTGTTAAGAACTTTGAAGGAGACCTTCCTCAAGAAATATGTCATCTCAAAAGCTTGACAAAGATAGCATTGGATGTCAACGTATTGACTGGAACATTTCCTTCTTGTCTTTATAATACGTCATCTCTTACTGTAATCTCAGCCGCTGCAAATCAATTTAATGGCCCTCTTTCACCCAACATGTTCCACACCCTCCCTAATCTCCAAGAAATTTATATTGCTGACAATCAAGTCTCAGGTCCAATCCCACCTTCCATCACAAATGCATTTATCCTTTCAAGACTTGAGATCAGTATAAACTATTTCACAGGACAAGTTCCAAGTCTAGGCAAGCTACAAAATCTTCTATATCTAACTTTGGAGAAAAATAATCTAGGTGACAATTCAACTGAttatttgaagtttttaaaatcattgaCAATTAGGAAAAtcccaagtcccacatcggctaaAAATGAAGTCAagttagaatatataagtgtgGGGCAACCCTCATTCCTTAagttagcttttggggttgagttaagcCTAAACTCATTAATCCAAAGGGCTACCCACTAATCACTATTGTTGTTCACAGGAGAAATCCCTACAGCAACATAGGGAACTTCAGTCAATTGTTTCAGGAAACTGTGCCAAAAATTACAATACTTAATCTCTCAAAAAACCACCTTACAGGTGCCATACCTCTAGAggcttttaatctttaaatctTTCCTCTCTAAAAAACTTGTTGGATTTGTCACAGAACTCGTTTAGTGGTAATATACCGGAAGTAGGCAACCTTAAAATATCGATTTCCTAGATGTGTCCGAGAATCAACTGTCAGGTGACATTCCTGGAACTATCAGAGAATGCAGAATGTTGGAGTACCTCTATATGCAAGGGAATTCTTTACAGGGAATCATACCATCCTCTTTAGCATCACTCAAATGTCTCAAATGTTTAGACCTGTCACGAAACTGCTTGTCTGGATCAATTCCAACTATTCTGCAGAACATTTCTTTCTTGGAATATTTCAATGTAACATTTAACATTTTGGATGGTGAGGTACCAATTGAAGGTGTCTTTGGAAATGCAAGTCGGTTAGTGGTGATTGGAAACAGTAAGCTTTGTGGAGGAATTTCAGAACTGCATCTACCACCATGCCTCGTCAAAGGTAAGAAACTTGCAAAATTCAGGTTGGTGGCAGTGATAGTTAGTGTGGTTGCTTTTCTTCTCATCCTCTCAGTTATTCTAGCAATCTACTGGATGAGGAAAAATAGTAAGAAACCATCTTTGGATCCACCAACAATTGGCGAGTTGGCTAGAGTTTCATACCAAAGCTTACATGACAGAACCTATGGATTCTCAACTACAAACTTGATAGGGTCTGGAATTTTAGCTCTGTCTGCAAAGGAACTCTTGAGTTAGAAGACAAAGTATTTGCCATAAAGGCCCTAAACCTTCAAAGAAAAGGAGCTCACAAGAGTTTCATTGTTGAATGCAATgcacttaaaaatattaaacatcgAAATCTGGTTCAGATTTTAACATGTTCCAGCACAGATTTCAAAGGTCAAGAATTTAAAGCTCTAATTTTTTAGTACATTAAAAATGGAAGCTTAGAGCAATGGTTGCATCCAATGACACTAAGTGCAGAGCATTCGAGAAAATTCAGCCTTGATCAAAGATTAAATATCATGATTGATGTTGGTTCTGCATTACATTATCTTCATCATGAATGAAAGCAATCCATCATTCATTGTGATTTAAAGTCATGCAATGTCCTTCTTGATGATGACATGACTGCTCATGTGAGCAATTTTGGCATAGCAAGACTTATCTCAATCATCAATGCCTACCACTTCTAAGCAAACAATTACAATTGGAATAAAGGGGACTGTTGGCTATGCTCCTCCGGGTATGTTCTAAAATCTAAACTGTTGAATGAATCAGTTTTTCTTTGAATcccctatttttttataaacactttatatttactaaatacaaagtattgaaattttttgttgtagAGTAGGGATTAGGTTCTGAGGTTCAATGGTGACATGTATAGCTTTGGGATTCTTGTGTTGGAAATGCTTACTGGAATCAGACCCACTGATGAATTCTTTGAAGATGGTCAAAATTTGCATAAGTTTGTGGAAAATTCATTTcctaataatcttttaaaaattttggaCTCATCACTTGTACCAAAACAAGGACAAGCAGCAATAGAAGAAGTAAACAATTCGAATCTTACTCCAACTGTTGAAAAGTGCTTAGTTTCACTCTTTAAGATTGGACTTTCTTGCCCATTGGAATCatcaaaagaaagaatgaaTATGGTGGATGTCACTAGAGAGCTAAGCAAAATCAGAAGAGCCTTTCTTCCTGGTAAGATAAACGTAAAATGACTTAACTCTCCACATATTACAAAAGAACAAATGTAGATGCGTCAAACTGTTTCTTCTGCCAAATTTTAATAGCAGTTCTATTTACAATAATATTCTCTTGtacttgttttttgtttttattttttaaattgtttcacACATATCAGTATTCCTTTTCAAACCTTgcaatattataaaattgagaTTTCTATATTCTTAATTACACTTGCTGCTGGCTTTGGCTCTTACCAGATTAATTGTTTATATAGATACaatttcatttctctttttctgCCATTTTGCTATGTATTCTAAAATTCTAAAACTACGAAGGTAACCTGCTTCTTCTCGAATTTAAGGTATTGACGCTTGAATAATCAAAGCTGAGGTAAAAGCCACAGCCATTTCAAAAATGGTTTGTTTGGAGTATTGTGTactgtttaattatattttaccccAGTTATCTACTCATCTTACTGAATGTATCTAACAATCCATCTAAGTAATGGACTTTATTATACTCTAGTTTTATTTCCCAAGATTTGTCATTGATTTCAGAGAATACTTTGTACCTGTAACATGATTATAGtaacaacaaagccttattcACCGtaccaaatttttaatttatcatatcgGGATCCATAAACTTGTCTTTAATAATAAGAGGTTACATAGTAGAGAATTCTTTCTAGCATTTGGTATATCAGACACAAAATTCTTGGTAAAAAAACACTTCCACATatgaaatatacaaattaatgaGTATAAACTCAAAGTGGTCAAAATAATAAGTGGACTTCAATAAGTTGACGTACGCAGTGCCAGTGACTGCATATGCTTTACAGATACTTACATTCAATCTTTCTATTTAAGGAATTTCACATTTCTGAGTAAAATCATGTTATATATAGATTCAATGtttaaatattaagataacATAGCAAAAAATATACCAACCATCTATGCTGAGACTTTTCAATCTATCCAAAGGATAGTACTTGTAGCTTGTAGCACTACTACAAAATGCGATTTCGACATCGGTCGAAAACGCCATTCTACATCGGTGCTCGACCGATGTAGAATATGATAtcgttaaaaattaaatgtttcgACATTGGTCGTCAATCCACAGATGTAAAAAACATGTtgttttctacatcggtcctAAGTAGACCACCGTCtttgaaaaatcattatttactACGTTGCTGACGTCATAAACGATGTAACAAATGCGTGTTTTCACATCGGTGCTGGCGTAAGCACCGATGTAAAAATTACATGTTTCCACATCGTTGCTGACATAAGCATCGatgtaaaaatatgtaatttctaCATCAGAGCTTACGTCAGCACTGATGTTAAATGTTAAATAACCTGCAAttaaattttaggttaattaataatcaataattatatttacaatattatcaatattgctaataatcaataaatattattatataatattaaaatcaatatttataattataatattatatatattactaataatcaataaatataattacataatatGAAAAGCTgtatttataattacaatattatctattataaattatgaaaattctAGCAGAATTGCCAAAGTTGAAAATTCTGTAAGTTTGAAATCTTTCTAATGAATTTcaactttataatttttcttgctACTCCTAATCACTCAGGCAACATATATTTCACTATCTTTGCAGCAATGTGATAGGGAACAAGCTTCCCGATCAAATTCCTAAGGCTATCAAGGAAAAGGCAGATTtacaattaagaaaattaaacaatactTAAGCATaaggaaattaaataataattactaattaacTACCAATGTCAATTATAGATCTTAGAGACGAAAAAAACACACAGCTAgaactagcaacattaaatgaatTCATTATCTCACAGAAACATGTCAATCAACTTTGccaaaaagtaaattattacttttatgAAGCCTATTATACAATACAAGTACTTGAATGTTAATCAAATCCCCACTTACAGAAAAGCGTAAGTAAATTTTACTCTAAAACTTTTGCTTCAGCTTTTTCATGATGACCAGTCATAAAACAGAAACACTTGTGTACATGAAATAATTGTATCTGTTATTCTGCATAGTATTCCAACATTTTTTTACTGCTGCCAAAATTTTCAATCAAGAATCTTCTTCATCAGACTCAAACTCCACCTGTAAGTAGACTAAAGAAATTAGTGGTTATATTTAATATCACAATAAGAAGGTATCTTtaatacaagaaaataaaaaagctaaaaatGAGGTCTTAAAACTTCAATTAAGCAAATGTTGATCTTCAGTATCTCAGCCAGACTTTGAATCCAAAGAAGCACAAATAGACATCAATTGCTATTGTTGTTTAATCATCTgtgtttataaaagaaatattcacAATTTCATCCTGATACCATTTTCCCAGTATAATCATGCTTTCAACCTGCATGGATAAACTTGAGTTCTCTTTGTCTACTTTCCTGAAAATCCATATAATGCAGCTAATGTAAGGCCAACTTGTCAGTTTCAACTTTCCACTACCAATAGTAGTATAGTAATTACTTTTTAGTATTATAGTAATTACTTTTTAGTAGTATAGTAATCTACTTTTGGTTTGATAATCCCAAAATTTTATGTCAATGAAGCAATcactaaaattaacataatgtaTCTAAGAAATTGCTTTCTACATATATTCTACATTTTGGCCCAAAAACACCAAgataaataatagtatatataCATATCACAGTCACACTGATTGATACTGTAGCCGGAGACTATATTTGGATTTCATCATGTCACCTATACTCaggcaaaaataaagaaagaatattccctgtaattatattttgaaatatcaaAGAATTTTCAGTTTACCCTTGGCCACAGAATCCTTAACAAGCTCCATATGGCATGAAGTTTTCTGCGCTCCAGTCAAACCAGAACAGGTGCCACTAGCCCCTAAAGTGACAGCAAAGTAAAGATAAATAGTGCAGAGGAGAGTTATCAGAACAAGAGTAGATAAAAGGAAGCGATGCCTCTGGAAAAGTGTGGACCAACTACCCAGTTCATCCTTTTTAAACTGCCTCCTGAAAGATGGAGAGTTGAGACGAGGAGATGTCAGAATGGAGTCAATAACCATGGCTTCAAATTTCAATGTCAACCTTTATCAAACCCCTGAAGTTGTACATCATGCAAAAACAACAGTCAAGTTGTGATTCTATATATATGATATGTAAGGCTTAAATTATGGCATATCAATATTGTAATAGCAACCTCATTCTTCCCAATTCTTCACTAAGTCTACACAATCATGCACACATAATAGCACATATTTTTTGGCTTTCAGAAAATATAACAAGGGTTTTAATATCAATTAGCAAAATCTCCTGAAATCATGGCCAAATATCACTTCAGAATCTATAAGGGAAGTCTTCATCTTTGCCTTTGGTCTTCCCTCAAACAAAATCTAGTCTCTCACGCCTAATAATCCTTCAAAAGGAATAGGCAAATGCCACACACAGACGGTAACTCACAAAATCAGCCATGAGTGGGAATTCAGAGATGCCAAATGCAAAACCTTCAAGGTCATAAAAAATTGTTCACAACCATGATTTTGGCCTGTCAAGGTCTTTGGATTCTCTACAACCAAATCACTAATTGTGGCTGCAATGGCCACATTTGTCAGCAATTTTCCACAATGTTAAGGATTGCAACAACCGCGACACGATCTAACTTAAAACCTTGAAAACCCTCAACAACATATTAAACTCACAAAAAACAAGGCACGTTCAAGATTTCACTATGACTACAGAGACAATCAAAACTCTACACTAAAACAGT contains:
- the LOC100782168 gene encoding uncharacterized protein, whose amino-acid sequence is MVIDSILTSPRLNSPSFRRQFKKDELGSWSTLFQRHRFLLSTLVLITLLCTIYLYFAVTLGASGTCSGLTGAQKTSCHMELVKDSVAKGKLKIL